A region of Lycium barbarum isolate Lr01 chromosome 1, ASM1917538v2, whole genome shotgun sequence DNA encodes the following proteins:
- the LOC132605947 gene encoding uncharacterized protein LOC132605947 has product MERQLKQGERKRIENEELVKYMSSLPSFLEKGENLQDKAFSVGVLDWRFLEKWQYEHVNIPCRSSVCSPSSSNTLSVSSMEGSSSNSSRARSCSPSRRKNQQRNLLELSKDQHPRRTSRVRRSLDVETETRTSSSKGNMKIQDRECLSKQEEGFAISCHRVDDFVCIEKHKSVTLQVPEPGQETNSCTTYCPPDSVVRNEGAVKPSRRSFSCGFISAFLPAEAGESKMGQASSVDAKDTSSSSQTIQPSSYSVKRFSSPPRVNYKLEKKSTATLNNPVAPSSSETTKVRNSSPTRRLSMAMGRIGQMSGIKDLMTVSQGVKYPAEQSGSNKAQTSSSLDTGCDKADPTNRARTSPLRRLLDPLLKPKTGNSDNVKRGEPPTKRSLKVKLDLKGCRDVDINDPCSKGTNVPSKLQALLQVAVKNGLPLFTFAVDNEVDILAATMKRFSSTLKENSCWIYTFFTIHETKKKSGSWLNQVGKNTGRGITPNIVGKMKVTDIPFSELNREKLDSQYRIREFVLFATDSRHQPNDELAAIVLKVPNCHQDRDCSNISALGLTNPFEDLSMTAILPGGAHSLPSKGEPSSLIERWKTGGLCDCGGWDLGCKIRLLINRTNPPTISSYPKPKLTAEKYELLSEDNKPVLSLSTFKDGIYSVEFSSSLKVLQAFSICIAVLNGRNQEILHMQT; this is encoded by the exons ATGGAAAGACAGCTTAAGCAAGGTGAAAGAAAGAGAATCGAGAATGAAGAGCTTGTCAAATACATGTCAAGTTTGCCTAGTTTTCTGGAAAAGGGGGAAAATCTACAGGACAAAGCTTTCAGTGTCGGCGTCCTAGATTGGCGCTTTCTTGAAAAATGGCAATACGAACATGTAAACATACCTTGTAGAAGTAGTGTGTGTTCACCGTCAAGCAGCAATACCTTGTCAGTTTCCTCGATGGAAGGATCTTCATCTAATTCTAGTAGAGCCCGAAGCTGCTCCCCTTCTCGTAGGAAGAATCAACAAAGAAATCTGCTAGAACTCAGCAAAGATCAACACCCACGGAGGACTTCTCGTGTTAGGAGATCACTTGATGTAGAGACTGAGACGAGAACATCAAGTTCAAAGGGGAATATGAAGATCCAAGATAGAGAATGTTTATCAAAACAAGAGGAAGGGTTTGCAATATCATGCCATAGAGttgatgattttgtttgcatagaGAAGCATAAATCAGTTACCCTTCAAGTACCAGAACCTGGCCAAGAAACTAACAGCTGCACAACTTACTGCCCACCTGATTCAGTAGTGAGAAACGAGGGAGCGGTGAAACCAAGCAGGCGGAGCTTTTCTTGTGGATTTATTTCTGCATTTCTCCCTGCTGAAGCTGGTGAGTCGAAGATGGGACAAGCGAGTTCAGTAGATGCAAAGGATACTAGCTCTTCATCTCAGACAATTCAGCCTTCATCATATTCTGTAAAAAGATTTTCCAGCCCACCCAGAGTGAATTACAAACTAGAGAAGAAGTCAACTGCGACGCTTAACAATCCAGTTGCCCCTAGTTCTTCGGAAACTACAAAAGTCAGAAATTCCTCTCCAACTCGTCGGCTTAGCATGGCAATGGGAAGGATTGGCCAGATGTCTGGTATAAAAGATTTGATGACTGTATCACAAGGTGTCAAATATCCTGCAGAACAATCTGGTTCGAATAAAGCTCAAACTTCATCCTCTCTTGATACAGGCTGTGATAAAGCGGACCCCACTAACCGAGCCAGGACTAGTCCTTTGAGAAGGTTGCTAGACCCACTGCTGAAGCCAAAGACAGGCAACTCTGATAATGTTAAACGTGGTGAACCTCCCACAAAACGCTCATTGAAAGTCAAACTGGACTTGAAGGGCTGTAGAGATGTTGATATCAATGATCCATGTTCTAAAGGTACAAATGTACCATCAAAATTGCAAGCTCTCCTCCAAGTAGCTGTGAAGAACGGTCTTCCTCTGTTCACATTTGCAGTTGACAATGAAGTTGACATTTTAGCAGCCACAATGAAAAGATTTAGTTCGACGTTGAAGGAAAATAGTTGCTGGATTTATACTTTCTTCACCATTCATGAGACGAAGAAAAAGAGCGGAAGTTGGTTAAATCAAGTCGGAAAAAACACAGGTCGTGGAATTACGCCTAACATCGTTGGCAAGATGAAGGTTACTGACATTCCATTCTCCGAATTAAACAGGGAGAAACTTGACTCACAGTATAGAATTAGGGAGTTTGTTTTGTTCGCCACAGATTCAAGGCATCAACCAAATGATGAGCTTGCAGCTATTGTTCTCAAAGTACCCAATTGCCATCAGGATCGCGACTGCAGCAATATTTCAGCCTTAGGTTTAACAAATCCTTTTGAGGATCTTAGCATGACAGCTATACTTCCTGGTGGTGCACATAGCCTACCTAGTAAAGGGGAGCCTTCTTCACTGATCGAGAGATGGAAGACAGGTGGATTGTGCGATTGTGGTGGATGGGATTTGGGTTGCAAAATAAGATTACTTATCAATCGCACTAATCCGCCAACGATATCCAGTTATCCCAAACCCAAACTTACTGCTGAAAAATATGAACTTTTATCCGAG GACAATAAGCCAGTCTTAAGCTTGTCCACGTTTAAGGATGGGATATATTCAGTTGAGTTCAGTTCGTCGTTGAAGGTTCTACAGGCATTCTCCATTTGTATAGCAGTTTTAAATGGTAGAAATCAAGAAATCTTGCATATGCAAACTTGA